Proteins found in one Desulfatirhabdium butyrativorans DSM 18734 genomic segment:
- a CDS encoding molybdenum cofactor biosynthesis protein MoaE, producing the protein MNIQAMIDQVKRHPEAEKIGMILCHNGVVRATARDGRAVSGLRIAVDHEKLREVVAEKKKTPGIVEILVEIVEGKDLAVGDDVMGLVVAGDIRETVIAVLRDTLETIKTVVTQKRQYFVE; encoded by the coding sequence TTGAATATCCAGGCCATGATCGATCAGGTTAAGCGGCATCCCGAAGCCGAAAAAATCGGGATGATTCTGTGTCACAACGGGGTTGTTCGTGCCACCGCCAGAGACGGCCGGGCCGTGAGTGGGCTTCGCATTGCCGTGGATCACGAAAAATTGCGGGAAGTCGTTGCCGAAAAGAAGAAGACACCGGGAATTGTCGAAATTCTGGTGGAAATCGTGGAGGGCAAGGACCTTGCGGTTGGGGATGACGTGATGGGGCTTGTGGTTGCAGGGGATATCCGGGAGACCGTAATTGCGGTGCTGCGGGACACCCTTGAAACGATCAAGACCGTGGTGACGCAAAAGAGGCAGTATTTTGTTGAATGA
- a CDS encoding four helix bundle suffix domain-containing protein — MSELIPKHGGYRKLKSFQLARLVYDVTVRFCDRYIDKFSRTRDQMVQAARSGVQNIAEGSQASATSKKTELKLTQVALASLEELKLDYEDFLRQRGLAQWERENPLRQGLIDRRCTTADEVAAWVVAVAKKGRLCGTSGQCGPEPDSSTESTTSILSTKIYPELSANAALTLLAVACALLDRQVERLAQDFENKGGFTERLFRVRTAKRRNQS, encoded by the coding sequence ATGTCTGAGCTGATCCCCAAACACGGTGGTTACCGCAAACTCAAGAGCTTTCAGTTGGCGCGACTGGTTTACGACGTGACGGTGCGGTTTTGCGACCGCTATATCGACAAATTCAGCCGCACGCGGGATCAGATGGTGCAGGCAGCGCGCAGCGGGGTGCAGAACATTGCCGAAGGCTCGCAGGCTTCGGCGACATCAAAGAAGACCGAACTCAAGCTCACCCAAGTGGCCCTCGCCAGTCTGGAGGAGTTGAAGCTCGACTATGAAGATTTTCTGAGGCAGCGGGGACTGGCGCAGTGGGAGCGGGAAAATCCGCTGCGGCAGGGGCTGATCGACCGGCGTTGCACGACTGCCGACGAGGTGGCGGCCTGGGTGGTGGCGGTGGCGAAAAAAGGTAGACTTTGTGGAACGAGTGGACAGTGTGGGCCAGAACCCGATTCGTCCACCGAGTCCACAACCTCCATACTGTCCACCAAGATCTATCCCGAGCTTTCCGCCAACGCAGCCCTGACCTTGCTGGCAGTGGCCTGTGCCCTCCTCGACCGCCAGGTCGAACGCCTGGCGCAGGATTTTGAAAACAAAGGCGGCTTCACCGAACGGTTATTCCGCGTTCGCACCGCCAAGCGGAGGAACCAGTCATGA
- a CDS encoding helix-turn-helix domain-containing protein, whose amino-acid sequence MKIRGCFASGRHTLQGQAPISRFSHALSPAICKGRNSTLGKLRSLAADELVAPQELRPTDMARAPENFAETVKEVRQQLGLNQGELAHELGVGFSTINRWENSKTVPFKLARTQFKAFCVHIVFTRLRVSHSFFFVPSYEK is encoded by the coding sequence GTGAAAATACGAGGCTGTTTTGCATCAGGTCGCCACACCCTCCAAGGACAAGCGCCAATTTCTCGCTTTTCACATGCGTTGTCACCTGCTATTTGTAAGGGTCGTAATTCTACGTTGGGCAAATTGCGTTCGCTCGCCGCCGATGAATTGGTGGCGCCCCAGGAATTGAGGCCAACCGATATGGCAAGGGCACCGGAAAATTTTGCAGAGACGGTCAAAGAAGTCCGCCAGCAACTGGGGCTCAACCAGGGAGAGCTGGCCCATGAACTGGGCGTGGGCTTTTCCACGATCAACCGCTGGGAAAACAGCAAAACGGTTCCCTTCAAACTGGCGAGAACGCAATTCAAGGCCTTTTGTGTGCATATTGTCTTCACGCGCCTTCGCGTGAGCCATTCGTTTTTCTTCGTGCCGTCGTATGAGAAATGA
- a CDS encoding phosphomannomutase/phosphoglucomutase, whose product MNPQMFREYDIRGIAGKDMKEEDVYTIGRAIGTYLQRRGAERISVGRDCRLSSDAYAERIIAGLTASGCGVTDIGVCPTPLLYFSIPHLQQDGGVMVTASHNPAEYNGFKICLGSDSVHGKDIQNIRALAESGDFVVGAGSCIQTTILQDYLDHIAGGIRIQRPLRIAIDAGNGTAGAVALPLLKRLGMDVHALYCEMDGTFPNHEADPTVLKNMNDLIALVRAEKLDVGIGFDGDGDRIGVVDEQGRIIYGDRLMILYAREILARKPGATFISEVKCSQVLYDEIERLGGKAVMWKTGHSLIKKKMKETHAELAGEMSGHMFFADRYFGYDDAVYAACRLLEILSGAGSALSDLLSDLPQTCNTPEIRVECPDHLKFDVVQRLCDEFRKHYPVIDIDGARVLFDGGWGLVRASNTQPALVLRFEADSEQRLAEIRDIVEGRLREVAG is encoded by the coding sequence ATGAATCCCCAAATGTTTCGGGAATACGATATTCGCGGCATTGCCGGAAAGGACATGAAGGAAGAAGATGTATACACCATCGGCCGGGCCATCGGCACGTATTTGCAGCGCCGGGGCGCCGAACGAATCAGCGTCGGCAGGGATTGCCGGCTGAGCTCCGATGCCTACGCCGAGCGGATCATCGCCGGATTGACGGCCTCGGGATGCGGGGTCACAGACATCGGCGTATGTCCGACCCCCCTGCTGTATTTTTCCATTCCGCATCTGCAGCAGGACGGCGGGGTCATGGTCACGGCAAGCCACAATCCGGCCGAATACAACGGTTTCAAAATCTGCCTCGGATCCGATTCCGTACACGGAAAGGATATTCAGAACATCCGGGCACTTGCGGAAAGCGGGGATTTTGTTGTCGGAGCGGGAAGTTGCATCCAAACGACCATTCTTCAGGACTATCTCGATCATATCGCAGGCGGGATCCGCATCCAAAGACCGCTTCGAATCGCCATCGATGCCGGAAACGGAACGGCCGGAGCCGTTGCCCTGCCGCTGCTCAAGCGTCTGGGTATGGATGTGCATGCCCTGTATTGCGAGATGGACGGCACCTTTCCCAACCATGAAGCCGACCCGACCGTGTTGAAGAATATGAACGATTTGATTGCCCTGGTGCGGGCCGAGAAACTCGATGTCGGCATCGGTTTTGACGGGGACGGAGACCGGATCGGGGTAGTGGATGAACAGGGAAGAATCATTTATGGCGACCGGCTGATGATTCTCTATGCCCGGGAAATTCTTGCCAGAAAGCCCGGTGCGACTTTCATCTCCGAGGTCAAATGCTCCCAGGTTCTCTACGACGAGATCGAGCGGCTCGGCGGAAAAGCCGTCATGTGGAAGACGGGGCATTCGCTCATCAAGAAAAAAATGAAGGAAACCCATGCCGAGCTTGCCGGCGAGATGAGCGGTCACATGTTCTTTGCCGATCGCTATTTCGGTTACGACGATGCCGTATATGCCGCATGCCGGCTTCTGGAAATTCTTTCCGGTGCAGGAAGCGCGCTTTCGGATCTGCTTTCCGATCTGCCGCAGACCTGCAACACGCCGGAAATCCGCGTGGAATGCCCGGACCATCTCAAATTCGATGTGGTCCAGCGGCTTTGTGACGAATTTCGGAAGCACTATCCGGTCATCGATATCGACGGGGCCCGGGTGTTGTTCGACGGCGGATGGGGCCTTGTCCGTGCCTCCAACACCCAGCCGGCACTGGTGCTGCGCTTCGAGGCGGACAGCGAACAGCGGCTTGCCGAAATCCGGGATATCGTGGAAGGCAGGCTTCGGGAAGTGGCCGGGTGA
- a CDS encoding undecaprenyl-diphosphate phosphatase — MNIVEAVILGIVQGLTEFLPVSSSGHLVLLQNLFGLKEAELVFDVSVHVGTILAVLIFLRKEISAILGSLWNTGSLWLKGRINGAVAWQIPEIRLTVLVVVGSVPTGILGLAFHKIAETLFSTVLIVSIDLMITGILLALTRFAGKWGRKADRMTIRDGLVIGLVQGIAIMPGISRSGSTISAAVFMGIEQETATRFSFLLSIPAVIGAALLSLKGLDQISAAHLGLIAAGMVSSALVGYVSLGFLVKIARQGKLYLFAPYCILVGVAGLVWLR; from the coding sequence TTGAACATTGTTGAAGCGGTCATCCTGGGCATTGTCCAGGGATTGACGGAATTCCTGCCGGTCAGCAGCTCCGGCCATCTCGTGCTGCTCCAAAATTTGTTCGGCCTGAAGGAGGCCGAGCTTGTCTTCGATGTCAGCGTTCATGTCGGGACCATTTTAGCCGTCCTCATTTTCCTCCGGAAGGAAATATCCGCTATCCTCGGGAGCCTCTGGAACACGGGATCGCTCTGGCTGAAGGGCAGGATCAACGGTGCAGTCGCCTGGCAAATCCCCGAAATCCGGCTGACGGTTCTCGTTGTCGTAGGCTCCGTTCCAACCGGTATTTTGGGCCTCGCCTTTCACAAGATCGCAGAAACGCTCTTTTCGACCGTTTTGATCGTTTCGATCGACCTGATGATCACCGGCATCCTGCTTGCCCTGACCCGATTTGCCGGAAAGTGGGGCAGAAAGGCGGACCGGATGACCATCCGGGACGGGCTTGTCATCGGACTGGTTCAGGGCATCGCCATCATGCCCGGCATCTCCCGATCCGGCTCCACCATTTCAGCCGCCGTTTTCATGGGAATCGAACAGGAGACGGCAACCCGTTTCAGTTTTCTCTTGTCCATTCCCGCCGTGATCGGTGCAGCGCTCTTGAGCCTCAAGGGCCTGGATCAAATATCCGCAGCGCACCTCGGTCTCATTGCTGCGGGAATGGTGTCTTCCGCTCTGGTCGGTTATGTGTCGCTTGGCTTTCTCGTGAAGATTGCCCGGCAAGGCAAACTCTATCTCTTTGCGCCGTATTGCATTCTGGTAGGTGTCGCGGGACTGGTCTGGCTTCGATAG